ATTTTACATCTAccacttttcttttatttctattttctgtCATGCTGAATGCTGATAGGAGCGTCTACACTGAAATATGTGTCCATGAAAAAGTTTCCCTTCACTGAATTGGGCTGGTATTTGAAGGGTTTGTTTGGGTATGTGAAGGCTTGTTTAGTTTTTTGTCAACAAAAAAGAACATACCTAGATGAGGAAATTCGGCCCACTAGTGGAGATATACAAGAGGAGAGATTGAGACTGGAATAATTCGTCAAGAAAAAGAGACTGGGATAAAGAAACGATGGTTTATGGATGAAGGCCATTCAACAATATTGTAACTATGACAGTAGTTCCAAACTAAATTCTCTCTATTTTTATTATCAAAGAACCGAAATCAATTCCAAATTTTCATGTTTTTCCAACCCTTCAGCTTCATTGTTCCAtgtcctcaccagacctattATTTTTCTGATCACAACTGCAGCTTTCATGGTTGTGATTTCTGTTAGAAGCATGAGGACCAAACCAACAGACAGAATTTTTGCGCTTTAAGTCTTTcacataacatttttttttcgtaCCATATTAACAATGCTACAACCTACAACCTCATGGAAACTAGAGAATGCTCTCACCACAAGCCTAATGCTAGAGGTTGGCTTTCAAACAAACACATAAGAAAACTTAGATCTGGCTGTCATAGAGAAAGAAGGTGCTGAACAGCACAATGGACACTGGAATCAACAACAATAGCAATCAAGAATACTGCCCTCTTTGGGAACAGGATTTCTCTATAAACATTTCTCAAAACATCCAACAAACGATAATTTCTGCCAACTGATATTCCTGATCTCACCATCAGATTGATTCATTTCAAGTGAGAAAATCTAGAGGGGGAGAAATCCATCAGAGATgtaatttatttaattcaaaacaGTTTGTAAAAGGAtaattttgtcattaaaaaaGCCTTTGTGTATACAAAGTTATCAATCTACTTATACAGTAATAAACACAGGCTCTTATATACTATCAGCCTCTATATATCCTATTAATCTTGTATTGTCAACTCTCATACTATCAAATGCTCATAACATGGCCTATTTGATTATCTGCTTTTAAGTATAGCCAACTCACTCTATCTGCATagcatctctctcttctttataaACTTAACTATATCCAACTGTGACCTATTTCTCTTATGCAAACATGCACTTTGCTAGATATCTGGACTTTCACATAATCACATGTTCTTTTTGTTATCAACATTGTAAGAGTTCTGATCAAATACCCTACAATtgactctgaagattctgatttTCCGCTAAGAGGCGATCATATTCCATAAGGAACCCTTCAGATTGTTTCTTAAGAGTCTCAACCTCAGCTTCCAAGCCCTTAGCCCTGCTTCCTTTCACCTCACATTCAGACTCAAGTTCCTTAACTTTGGACCTCAATGTGGCAATTTCTTCCATCAAGGCCTTGTTTTGCTCTGTTGCAATGCCATTTATACCGTTACCGAAGCTTCGGCTTTGTTTCTTCGCAGACTCCACAGCCCTCCTCAGCAACCGAAGCTCTCTAATGTAATGGTGCAATCTATCTATCATCAGAGAAAGGAACAGAACAAAACCTGCACAAACGtgaaaaaacaaattcaacAACTAATACACTAGAAAAACCATTAGAAGAAATACAAATTacagaaacaaagcaaaaacATGAATTCCATATACAAAACCAGTTTGGATAACCTCTCAATGAAAACTtgctttaaaaaatgaaatgatgTTACAATAACTGTGAATTTTCTAAATAATAGCTTCTGAAATCACTTCTAAGGCTTAACATTTTCAGAAGCTGAGTAAAACATCATTTTAGTCTGTATTCCGATTAGTCATTCTAGTAAAAAAGTCTATAAAAATACAATTTATTTGGCAATTTCATCCATGTATTTAATTGTGCGATTGGATAaattaacttaattaagcgcttagcACCATAAGCACCTAtgcataagctaatttgataaACTTATCGAAATACAATGAAAATAAGTTCCAGATAAGCATAATGTCTTATTCATAAGCATATGAACATCTTATGAAAATAAGGTAAAAAATGCCGTAAGCTATTTACATAAACTATCTCTAACTCTTGCATAAATGTTTATTCTATAAAATAACCTACTCTTTCAAAAAAAGGGTCTAAATTTAGGAACTGCTTTGAAATACTtatgaatttaaatttatatttccaTAGACTAGTATAATAgattatttcatatatataatttatgttATCCAGTAACCAAATTGGTAGAAAAATGACCCTTTTCATGCCTgttttgataaataaaaaaataaaaactttcgAGAACTAAACTATGAAAATGGCGTATTGCTCAACACGTGTAATCAAATCCCATAAGAGCTTAATTTAGAAACTTCGCTAATTCAAGTTAGGCAAATAAATTGAAAGCATAGCACATTGCAGAGTGTAGGGGACCATCAAAATTGACAATGAAACGAAACCAAAAGTTTCAATTTACCTAAAAGAGAAGCTTCGAGAACGTGATTCGACATAAGCACTTGATCGGTAGGGTTAACgacaccgccaccgccaccgccaccagcTTCGAAACTGCGACGGCGGATCTTGTAGACGCTGTGGAGTGACGAAGCGAGGAGCAGCAGCAAAGTGGCGGCGACGGTTTTGACTACAGCAGGACCGCGACCTCGCTTGACCCGATCCAACGTGATGATAACCAGCTTCCTGAACGGAGTCTTGAATAGGAAGCTCAGAATCATGAAGATTTCACCGAAAATCGCACCGTACAGAAGCTGCAACATTGTTCGATTCGAATTCGATTGGGATTTGGGAATGGAAACCCTAGAAATTGTTATAGCAATGTGTGAGTGTGTGTTAATATTGATTGATTTGAGCGCGTGGGATGAGTGTGCGTGTTAATTGCGAGTCGACATAAAACGCGAATGCAGGTTTGATGATCatgatctttcttcttcattgcttTTTAATGCCGAACGCTCAACGCGCTTCTTCCCATCTCTTCCACCTGCTTCTTCCTGCTTTTGCTCAATTCATTCTTTCTACAACCTTctttttttggtttgttttagCCGACAAAGTATGAATCATTTCAGCTGAGTTTATGGGTCAAGACTCAAGAGTAAAGTCTCATGCTGGCCCATTTATCCATGAGTCACGGTTCTTAAATTGATTATTGGTTTTAATGCATGTTGGACCATTATGGGTTTTTGAAAGGGATTAGGATGGACCAGCCCAACTGAAAGAGAGATGCGGTAGTAGCGAGATGTTTACTGCTTGACGGCAGAGCCGACAATGTTTAGGGTCtgtttggtatgttgtatagtGTAAAGTCTGATGGTATAAAGTCTGATTGTATTAGACCTGATAGGATAAGGactgataaaaatttaatactatacaacgtttggTCATACATTGTATAATTTATCATATTGTTTAAGTTAATATAACGATGTGCTTTGttaaatattgaataatgatagatAGTATCAAAATGAGGATGATGTTAATGGGTGGTGAAGATAGTGGTAATGGgtagtgtggtggtggtggtggcaacgtAGTAGTTGTGGCGGTGATGGAGGGTGGAGGCTGTGGCGGTGTTATAGAGGTGGCAGTGATGATGCTAAGCGGTGGCGGCAGTGGAGGGAGATGGTTGTGGTAGTAGAGGTGATAGAGGTGGTGGATTTTGACGGTAGTAGTGGTGTGTCGATGGTGGTgaaaggtggtggtggtagtggtagtattggaaggtggtggtggtggtggtggaggcgtgGTTGTAGTAGTGGCGATAACTATGATAGTGGCGGTGGTGGaacatggtggtggtggcggcggtgatgGTGGTAGCAGTAGTGGtggaggttggtggtggtggcggtgatggtggtggtggtggtggtgggggtgataatgatgatggtggcaacggtggtggcagcgataaCGGCGGTGGTGGCtacgatggtggtggtgctgtTGGCGGTTGATTGAATATTTTCATGTATGTTATGCATCATACTCTTATCATGCTTTATACATCATCTATATGAtgaattaaataatccatcattttaatgtataagagtggATTGATGAATAAGTCTATATaatacaatgtgagcaccaaGCAATGGATAAGCTCATAATGTATTATATAAGCTTATTCTATCATGTCTAATATGACGTACTAAACGAGCCTAGAAAAAGCAACATTTAGGGGTTCAATATGAAATATTCACTTCTGTTTGCAGCAAATCATCTTTTGAGTTGAGCTTTAGAACCGCGGGCGGTCCTCCGCCACCATCCGGACACCTCTTTAATGTGGTTGGATAGGGTTTGGAGACCCCAAAGGCTAGGGTTTGTCTGACTCATCTTTCATGGGTTGGGTTCTATGAGTCTGAATCCTCTTGGGATGCTTGCAagtagtttttttcttttgatctcCCTTAGTTTTAACTCAGTTTAGATGTATCGAGGAGTTAGGAGGGAAGTGTTAATGGATTGTTTTGTAAGTTGTTTTGGCCTTATGGCCCAACTTTCTTCCTCTAATATTTGAGTGACCAATGATAACTTATAAGTGTTGTTGAGCAACCTTTAAGTATTAAATGAATTATGAGCCCATTAATTGTCTTTTACGTAGGTGAAACTTGTGACTTGCAAgtacatttattttttttaaacatgggttgaatatataaaaaataaactacacaaaaaataataataaataggTTATGTCGTTGTGATAGTTTTTCCGATAAAAACAGCCACAAAATCTGTAAGGTTTCTCGAATGTCTCTACTATGCTGATTCACCaatgatttttcttcttctatcaAACGTGTTGGCAGTGTCAACTTGGTGGATAGGCTATTGCGGATGTGGTGCCAACGCGCTAGCTGATCAAGACTCTGCATCTTTATCTTGACCATCATGTTAAACATGTAGCCCTCCCCTAAGTTAGAGATGTTTATCAACCAATTcagttcaataaaaataaaaagtcaaTACAAAATTTAAAGAGTAAACTAATTCAAAAAATTGGGTTTTTTTTACATGGGATTATTGTttagatttaatattgaaaattgGTCCAATTCAATCTAAATTGAATTCACACACACATATGCTATATATTTCGTTTATGAAATTATCATCCTAGTCCTTtgcatatttataaaattatcatATAATTTAAGCTTACtcataaaaaaatgtatttgaataaaaaattacaaaatattTAAGTAAAATATTTATATGAATTAAGATATATGTATTGCATTATAAATTAAGGCATAAACTTATTGTAAATTATCGAACTATGCATTTTTTCGTATGAATTCGGAGAATTTTTCTAATATGGATTATATTATGACTTCATACATTGAATTATTTATATTCAATATGTATATGATTTATTTAATACTCCATCCGTTTCAAAATAACTGTCTACATagagaaaaaatatttatttatataattgtCCATTTagaatttcaagagagcatttaTCGATGTTTCTCCATATAATACTCCTACgtgaacaataaatgaagagatATAATAATAGACTTTAACGGGTAAACTAGGAAAACAAAtactaatatatttaaaaagttaacaaTATTAATTGCATTACTAAATATGGGAAATATTTACTATGCACAAGGAAAAACTTGTGCATAGTTGCACCTCTCTCTTTTGTCCTACTACTTcagatttttgtattttttatattttgcgAAAATTAAAATAGTTAATATATTATACAAATATTATGACAATTCATTTAAGATTAACCCAAGTGGTAAATAAGTAAGGTAAATTTGAGAAgttaacaaatttaaaaaaaaattaaagaagttAAAACATCAGTTAACTATTAATTTTACACCAACTTACCTCATCTACCTATCCATATTCCATTCAATTCAATTACATCTAAAACCATCCATATTCTCCAACTCCAACTACCCGAAATCAAAAGCCTCCAGAACTTTCATCTAGGGTTCCAAGGCTCTGTCGTTCCAAACCCACAACTCCCCATCGTGCCGAATCTTGTTCCAAACCCACAACCCCCATCCAGAACGTTCATCTAGGGTTCCAAGACTCCATTGTTCGAAACCCACAACCCCCGTTTTCCAAATCTCGTTCGAAACCCACACCCCCCGTCGTTCGAAACCCACACCCAGATATCGATTGAAACCCTCCATCCTTCTCGTCGGCTCTGTTCGATCGAGGGTTggtgtttttgttgttgtcgtCGCCTGTGTCCAAACACATGCCTCTATCGAAACCCAAATATGTTCTTGTGTTTTCCTCTATAGGCACATCCGCCATGGCCATCGTGAAAGGCATTTTTTGGCTCCTCTATTCAAGTCTACCGATTCGCGTATCAGATCCACATCGCCACTTCCAATTTATGAAATCCGGTCTGACTTCGTCCACAGATCTCCGATTTGTCGCCTTTACCACTTTCTCCCATGCGTATGTGTTTCAATTCTCTCTACTCTTGCTTCCTGTTTAGTGATTTTGTAAAAGTTTGTGGATTTCTAGGTTGAAATCTGGGGATTTTGGAAATAATTTGGGGAAAATGGTCATCTGGGTTAAATTGATTTGGGGGTTTGAGATGTTTTTCCAAATTAGGGTATTTTGGGCTCGAAAATTGGGGATTTTGGAAATGATTTGTTGAAAAGGGTAAGTTAGGTTAAATTAATTTGGGGTTTTGGCATGTCTTTCGAAATTAGGGTGTTTGTGGGTTGAAATTTGTGGATATTGTAAATGGTTAGGGGGAAAGGGTGATCTGGGTTAAATTGATTTGGTGGTTTGGGATGTTTAACCAAATTAGGGTATTTTGGGTTCGAAAATTAGGGATTTTGGTTAAGTTGATTTGGGGTTTTTTCTAAATTTGGTTATTTCGTCGTGCCTGGAATTGAATCAGTGGTGAAATTGGTTGTAATTGAATCATTTTCTGGGTAATTTTCGACTTGGGGATTTTGACTCATCTatgtttataatttatttgatcTGATTGAAATACATATAAACATGTTTTCTTGTAAGGGTTATTGTAATTGAATGCATATTAACAATTATTTTTTGTGTTAAAATTAGGAATTTATGGGCTAATCATCTCAAAATCAAATGAGAAGGAAGTTGAAGAAGAGAATCTCAGGTGAATCTAGGAGTGCTTGACGGAGCTGTTCAGCATGGTTGAACATATTCATTTGAGAGGGCTAGTGATTATTTTTGGTCCGGTAAAGTTAGTGGGCCGATCTAACATtttattttgggctcatccttGATGCCATATTAAAGTTTTTATTCGTGCCTCCTCTTTTTTTTTGGCCTCATTATTTTTTGTCCTCCTACTCCTTTTGGGCCTAATATAAATGGGTCTAGGTCCTTCCACCCTTCCACCgttgaaatttaatatttaatattaaatacatagtatataaaatttaaaatggaatatttaattttgtgtattcaataattattatttatttatattacttaataatttttatatttaattgttaGTTAATTTTGTAAttcttaattattaatttagtaattaaaatttattaaataatattaattaaaatttattctctaatttaatttaatttatatttaaaaaataaattattaaatattaatacttaatatttatatttaaaaaaataaaaattatttgaatattattttatgtaataattaaaatttagaatataatcaaaatttaaaatataattttattttctatttatcttctgtaataattaaaatttatatattattaattaatacttaatatttttaaataaataattaataatgatttaaatgaaattttggtaacataatttatttttttatattttattaaaagacTAGTACTCTGTtttgtcttcttcttttttcttaccTTCTTTGCTGACACGCATGTTGCGTGTTCAGCTAACATAGCACGTGAAGTGTGAAAAGCTTATTTTGAACGTTTGAACCGAAACAGTTGTCGACTGATGATAGATGTAGGTTTAAAGCCTACTCTGTCTCTGTACTATGTGGCAGTACTCTGTGTCAGCTTTGGCAGCTTGCAGAGTGTTGTCCACTCGGTGGAGTAATAATACATTTACcacattaaatatttaatatacttAGTTATATAGCCAACGGTAAGGACACATCTACAAACCAGTTCCAAAAAATGTAAAGACAACGTAGGGTATCACCACCACTTAGTGAGGGAATGGCTAAATATGTTGTTTTTGTTGGTAGAGAACCTGGAATATACATAACTTGTGATGATTGCAACCGCCGGGTGTATGGATACCCTAAGGCAGATATTAAAACAATTCCCCACTTGCAATAATGTTAATGTGTTATTCTAATGTAGAGAACCTACATCAAGGAGGAGCCAATTGAGATTTCTTCAGGTGACTCAGATCCTCAATATGAGGAAGAGATGATGTAGCCAGATGTTCAGCAACCAAGTGAACGTGAAGTGAGAGAGGGGCGTTTTCCTTTTAACCCTGGGTTCAACATGGATATTACGTCTTCTCAGTCTTTAGCAAGGCAGACCTTGGtagtaaaattgattttttcagCAGGGCAGGCCATATTACGTCTTCTGATTCATTTTTATCAATTTATATTCTATTGTAAACACACATTACTTACAATTACATAACTACAAAAAATGCTACTATAATAAAAAGAATACTTTTAAGGATGAATGTTATAT
This portion of the Lotus japonicus ecotype B-129 chromosome 3, LjGifu_v1.2 genome encodes:
- the LOC130748467 gene encoding uncharacterized protein LOC130748467 yields the protein MLQLLYGAIFGEIFMILSFLFKTPFRKLVIITLDRVKRGRGPAVVKTVAATLLLLLASSLHSVYKIRRRSFEAGGGGGGGVVNPTDQVLMSNHVLEASLLGFVLFLSLMIDRLHHYIRELRLLRRAVESAKKQSRSFGNGINGIATEQNKALMEEIATLRSKVKELESECEVKGSRAKGLEAEVETLKKQSEGFLMEYDRLLAENQNLQSQL